The proteins below are encoded in one region of Ciconia boyciana chromosome 19, ASM3463844v1, whole genome shotgun sequence:
- the PDPN gene encoding podoplanin isoform X2, with protein MFIKVQFFIFILGSMPFIALAEEASSVLEGEESATIDFGDRNNTEFEDTLLPTRLHNVTNILQFGQLMTTESAFAPPEDSNNSTGYEANPENVDGGPSGEPEKTEKGGLETIALVGIITGIIVAVGILAGIIIAVVRKMSGPEK; from the exons ATGTTTATTAAAGTTCAATTCTTCATCTTCATTCTAGGGAGCATGCCTTTCATAGCACTTGCTGAAGAAG CAAGCTCAGTTCtagaaggagaagaaagtgcaACAATTGATTTCGGAGACAGAAATAACACAGAATTTGAAGATACCCTG TTGCCCACAAGACTACACAAtgtaacaaatattttgcagtttggaCAACTGATGACCACAGAAAGTGCATTTGCCCCACCTGAAGACAGCAATAATTCTACTGGTTATGAAGCTAACCCAGAAAATGTTGatg GTGGACCAAGTGGAGAAccagaaaaaactgaaaaag gtgGTCTGGAAACAATTGCACTGGTTGGAATAATTACTGGAATCATTGTTGCAGTTGGAATCCTTGCAGGAATAATAATTGCTGTTGTAAGGAAGATGTCAG
- the PDPN gene encoding podoplanin isoform X3 has protein sequence MFIKVQFFIFILGSMPFIALAEEASSVLEGEESATIDFGDRNNTEFEDTLLPTRLHNVTNILQFGQLMTTESAFAPPEDSNNSTGYEANPENVDGGPSGEPEKTEKGGLETIALVGIITGIIVAVGILAGIIIAVVRKMSGRYS, from the exons ATGTTTATTAAAGTTCAATTCTTCATCTTCATTCTAGGGAGCATGCCTTTCATAGCACTTGCTGAAGAAG CAAGCTCAGTTCtagaaggagaagaaagtgcaACAATTGATTTCGGAGACAGAAATAACACAGAATTTGAAGATACCCTG TTGCCCACAAGACTACACAAtgtaacaaatattttgcagtttggaCAACTGATGACCACAGAAAGTGCATTTGCCCCACCTGAAGACAGCAATAATTCTACTGGTTATGAAGCTAACCCAGAAAATGTTGatg GTGGACCAAGTGGAGAAccagaaaaaactgaaaaag gtgGTCTGGAAACAATTGCACTGGTTGGAATAATTACTGGAATCATTGTTGCAGTTGGAATCCTTGCAGGAATAATAATTGCTGTTGTAAGGAAGATGTCAGGCAGGTACTCGTAA
- the PDPN gene encoding podoplanin isoform X1, translating to MFIKVQFFIFILGSMPFIALAEEASSVLEGEESATIDFGDRNNTEFEDTLLPTRLHNVTNILQFGQLMTTESAFAPPEDSNNSTGYEANPENVDGGPSGEPEKTEKGGLETIALVGIITGIIVAVGILAGIIIAVVRKMSGRYSP from the exons ATGTTTATTAAAGTTCAATTCTTCATCTTCATTCTAGGGAGCATGCCTTTCATAGCACTTGCTGAAGAAG CAAGCTCAGTTCtagaaggagaagaaagtgcaACAATTGATTTCGGAGACAGAAATAACACAGAATTTGAAGATACCCTG TTGCCCACAAGACTACACAAtgtaacaaatattttgcagtttggaCAACTGATGACCACAGAAAGTGCATTTGCCCCACCTGAAGACAGCAATAATTCTACTGGTTATGAAGCTAACCCAGAAAATGTTGatg GTGGACCAAGTGGAGAAccagaaaaaactgaaaaag gtgGTCTGGAAACAATTGCACTGGTTGGAATAATTACTGGAATCATTGTTGCAGTTGGAATCCTTGCAGGAATAATAATTGCTGTTGTAAGGAAGATGTCAGGCAGGTACTC
- the PDPN gene encoding podoplanin isoform X5 — translation MFIKVQFFIFILGSMPFIALAEEASSVLEGEESATIDFGDRNNTEFEDTLFGQLMTTESAFAPPEDSNNSTGYEANPENVDGGPSGEPEKTEKGGLETIALVGIITGIIVAVGILAGIIIAVVRKMSGRYSP, via the exons ATGTTTATTAAAGTTCAATTCTTCATCTTCATTCTAGGGAGCATGCCTTTCATAGCACTTGCTGAAGAAG CAAGCTCAGTTCtagaaggagaagaaagtgcaACAATTGATTTCGGAGACAGAAATAACACAGAATTTGAAGATACCCTG tttggaCAACTGATGACCACAGAAAGTGCATTTGCCCCACCTGAAGACAGCAATAATTCTACTGGTTATGAAGCTAACCCAGAAAATGTTGatg GTGGACCAAGTGGAGAAccagaaaaaactgaaaaag gtgGTCTGGAAACAATTGCACTGGTTGGAATAATTACTGGAATCATTGTTGCAGTTGGAATCCTTGCAGGAATAATAATTGCTGTTGTAAGGAAGATGTCAGGCAGGTACTC
- the PDPN gene encoding podoplanin isoform X4, which translates to MFIKVQFFIFILGSMPFIALAEEASSVLEGEESATIDFGDRNNTEFEDTLLPTRLHNVTNILQFGQLMTTESAFAPPEDSNNSTGYEANPENVDGGPSGEPEKTEKGGLETIALVGIITGIIVAVGILAGIIIAVVRKMSGRP; encoded by the exons ATGTTTATTAAAGTTCAATTCTTCATCTTCATTCTAGGGAGCATGCCTTTCATAGCACTTGCTGAAGAAG CAAGCTCAGTTCtagaaggagaagaaagtgcaACAATTGATTTCGGAGACAGAAATAACACAGAATTTGAAGATACCCTG TTGCCCACAAGACTACACAAtgtaacaaatattttgcagtttggaCAACTGATGACCACAGAAAGTGCATTTGCCCCACCTGAAGACAGCAATAATTCTACTGGTTATGAAGCTAACCCAGAAAATGTTGatg GTGGACCAAGTGGAGAAccagaaaaaactgaaaaag gtgGTCTGGAAACAATTGCACTGGTTGGAATAATTACTGGAATCATTGTTGCAGTTGGAATCCTTGCAGGAATAATAATTGCTGTTGTAAGGAAGATGTCAGGCAG
- the PDPN gene encoding podoplanin isoform X6, translating into MFIKVQFFIFILGSMPFIALAEEASSVLEGEESATIDFGDRNNTEFEDTLFGQLMTTESAFAPPEDSNNSTGYEANPENVDGGPSGEPEKTEKGGLETIALVGIITGIIVAVGILAGIIIAVVRKMSGRYS; encoded by the exons ATGTTTATTAAAGTTCAATTCTTCATCTTCATTCTAGGGAGCATGCCTTTCATAGCACTTGCTGAAGAAG CAAGCTCAGTTCtagaaggagaagaaagtgcaACAATTGATTTCGGAGACAGAAATAACACAGAATTTGAAGATACCCTG tttggaCAACTGATGACCACAGAAAGTGCATTTGCCCCACCTGAAGACAGCAATAATTCTACTGGTTATGAAGCTAACCCAGAAAATGTTGatg GTGGACCAAGTGGAGAAccagaaaaaactgaaaaag gtgGTCTGGAAACAATTGCACTGGTTGGAATAATTACTGGAATCATTGTTGCAGTTGGAATCCTTGCAGGAATAATAATTGCTGTTGTAAGGAAGATGTCAGGCAGGTACTCGTAA